The Takifugu flavidus isolate HTHZ2018 chromosome 17, ASM371156v2, whole genome shotgun sequence genome contains a region encoding:
- the zmp:0000000991 gene encoding mucin-2 isoform X5 codes for MIPAGPQLRTGTTSVDRQGPLGCSADPSTEMLSSTVVTVLAPHRSGRQRRFKRSEENGISEAHDGTNGGQPPSAGTRGQVRTPFSSTRQNTVGCTTTVDYESRRKMTQTASLDVNSARMEKREAAATNPLSPLSLEPPDRRATPQTGLQGGPPLSLKPTSSSLLLSLRRSNCNDRNTINAAPTLSEKNLLSQRTPDHNGQAHQEGPSISYRTDENGPVCSPPSSRTHLLSASPTIRGTPFTQQAQANISADSSPRHVARDHYPLIHPVPRRTTLTSTSWWKQVSQDCGAPLTATDAFNNNTLLASPRKVQSDFASPSRIDTSWLGDPVHNNRAINHTTPALESCMKTQDGTRNLTQTKNEASTHHKSELAFKQQFETSSNIKEALKCHSLPGVSPGSKISRAAEQTTSKGFTKIYINNGHSAANASELQPPLLTATSCDPISWRYPKYSQASSHHTVPQTFTKPSASISTNTREASSSLPVTSDTASVPSHSNIQASSNGGVFLQTPKLSRPFNTSPLGFERSYASIPFHPKPVSTLIPTVSAYPKTSYSPVPTASTTPPHNRSGPATACSTSPLSPSVAPALPSTPTTITSSLLTPPATPIISSPSYSGSMSPNEGRTLSSSLEKDSKNKNARAEGKKARRVTWEDSVDVQQSQKGRAGKAEQAKSPADTPPSRPSVSPKAPSIFNLLRSSNPSANASPVCSRTPKISSILVGKPGKYRSLSSDSADLASRRKETFELTPSDCTASNQGRHTLTTSRHERTLSLESGTAHLGSSGSLSLPPELSYKHRYTSPPYTALMSTRTAQKEAKVPTPRLLLTQQPLQPNNYGRLSTPTDPTGRSAFPVAKPVQSPIGPPQPQPSPFQTKASTSDRWGASGKDQDNKNHNGNKYQDHQNGQILPVNSRVEVIPQSHGSLSTLITETLVYSIKPKTDVSTSPKIPLNPVGHPANPPVSQESQLSPRPALGRSNRAEDLPDQDSNGNSLTGPQTPEDENSKKGSREGLLGKSRFFSMETSNEQIQKRGRFALKRSTSTPNANLSRSDSDRSNKTNNKMDQMVNRLKKTFSTRRSEDDLSFPWKWRRTSQTPSVSGSSEASSVSVAATDSPKSVATQEQELPSKEKEAEDISRWTPPRSPLTPPSENTKAGGGVCSWSGKSSPKESSPTEQMCVNQPHNPTTHHFDHFLSCSDAGPGRRPVSPAGKSTPSPRSPFSPFPSLSPVSSIPSSDVTDDVFYSPKLPRRREPASPCEPGEGFSLAGLRRGRVSTGPLSSSPSLEPEYSSCADLKYGIEPGRSYSVSSILSSRPSGPGRISTGSRVMSVGNLCESALTYAGKHQDLDLLLAPDWARVSKGFQMYCANGPSKIRSRSLPRSLTKCLSSWNSGETLMAKPGHFVGPNISVSHFTWDAGGPPTPPPTPPLSPVSRQMSKPPSLSSPIFPVSPIDGPSRGHLPARGRVSRLGTFEEFSDNSSETTTDDEYYLETSEEEEKETEL; via the coding sequence ATGATTCCAGCTGGGCCACAATTAAGAACTGGAACTACGTCTGTGGACAGACAGGGACCCCTCGGGTGCTCCGCTGATCCCAGTACAGAGATGCTGTCGTCCACGGTGGTCACCGTTCTTGCCCCGCACCGGAGTGGCCGACAGAGACGCTTCAAAAGATCTGAGGAAAACGGCATTTCGGAGGCGCACGATGGGACCAACGGTGGTCAGCCGCCGTCAGCCGGGACTCGAGGTCAGGTGAGGACGCCGTTTTCAAGCACCAGGCAAAACACTGTGGGATGTACGACAACTGTGGATTATGAAAGCAGGAGGAAAATGACTCAGACGGCGTCTTTGGATGTAAACTCAGCAAGAATGGAGAAAAGAGAGGCAGCTGCCACGAACCCTttatctcctctctcccttgAGCCACCTGATCGGAGAGCAACGCCACAAACTGGTCTCCAGGGAGGGCCACCTCTGAGCTTGAAACCAACAAGCAGCAGTTTGCTTTTGTCTCTAAGAAGATCAAATTGTAATGACAGGAACACTATAAATGCAGCCCCCACCCTGTCTGAGAAAAACCTACTGTCTCAGAGGACACCTGATCATAACGGACAAGCACACCAAGAGGGTCCATCCATTTCTTACAGGACAGATGAAAACGGGCCCGTCTGCTCCCCTCCATCCTCTAGGACACACTTGCTTTCAGCCTCGCCCACAATCAGAGGCACCCCCTTTACGCAGCAGGCTCAAGCTAACATCTCTGCCGACTCCTCGCCCAGACACGTCGCACGTGACCATTACCCCCTTATTCACCCTGTCCCGAGAAGGACCACCCTTACGTCCACTTCCTGGTGGAAGCAAGTTTCTCAGGACTGCGGTGCCCCGCTAACGGCCACCGATGCCTTTAATAACAACACCCTCTTGGCTTCACCTCGTAAAGTTCAAAGTGACTTTGCCTCTCCAAGTCGGATTGACACCAGTTGGCTTGGTGATCCAGTCCACAATAATAGAGCCATAAATCACACCACACCAGCTCTGGAAAGTTGTATGAAGACACAGGATGGAACTCGCAACCTTACACAAACAAAAAACGAGGCGTCAACTCACCATAAATCAGAATTGGCTTTCAAACAGCAATTCGAAACCAGTTCAAACATCAAAGAAGCATTAAAGTGTCATAGCTTGCCTGGTGTTTCACCAGGTTCTAAAAttagcagagctgcagaacagACAACAAGTAAAGGTTTTACCAAGATTTACATCAATAATGGTCATTCAGCAGCAAATGCAAGCGAATTACAGCCTCCTTTGCTGACCGCCACAAGCTGTGACCCCATCTCCTGGAGGTACCCTAAATATTCTCAAGCCAGTTCTCACCACACCGTCCCTCAAACATTTACCAAACCATCGGCCTCCATTTCGACCAACACCAGAGAAGCTTCCTCGAGTCTCCCCGTAACATCCGATACTGCTTCGGTCCCATCGCACAGCAACATTCAAGCTTCTTCCAACGGTGGCGTGTTTCTTCAAACCCCCAAGTTGTCCAGACCATTCAACACCTCGCCTCTCGGCTTTGAAAGGAGCTACGCCTCCATCCCTTTTCACCCTAAACCGGTGTCTACTCTCATCCCCACCGTCAGCGCTTACCCTAAAACAAGCTATAGTCCTGTACCCACAGCTTCCACAACACCTCCACACAACCGTTCTGGACCCGCCACCGCCTGCAGCACATCTCCGCTCTCTCCCTCGGTGGCCCCCGCGCTCCCATCTACTCCCACCACAATCACCAGTTCTCTATTGACGCCCCCGGCAACGCCGATCATCTCCAGCCCCAGCTACTCTGGATCTATGAGCCCAAATGAAGGAAGAACTTTGTCAAGCAGCCTAGAAAAAGACTCTAAAAACAAGAATGCTCGGGCAGAGGGTAAGAAAGCCAGACGGGTCACGTGGGAGGACTCCGTGGACGTTCAACAGTCTCAGAAAGGCAGAGCTGGAAAGGCCGAGCAGGCCAAATCCCCGGCGGACACTCCTCCTTCCAGACCCTCGGTGAGCCCTAAAGCTCCGAGCATCTTCAACTTGCTAAGATCAAGTAATCCAAGTGCAAATGCTTCTCCTGTTTGTTCCCGAACGCCAAAGATCTCCAGCATACTGGTGGGAAAGCCAGGAAAGTATCGCTCCCTGTCGTCTGATTCCGCTGATTTAGCCTCTAGACGGAAAGAGACATTTGAACTAACTCCCAGCGATTGTACGGCGTCCAACCAGGGGAGACACACCTTAACAACAAGTAGACACGAGAGGACTCTGTCGTTGGAGTCCGGCACGGCTCACTTGGGCTCCTCTGGTTCGCTCTCCCTGCCTCCTGAATTGTCTTATAAGCATCGATACACTTCTCCACCATACACAGCTCTAATGTCCACAAGGACAGCACAGAAAGAAGCTAAGGTCCCAACCCCTCGATTGCTACTGACCCAACAACCCTTACAACCCAACAATTATGGACGTCTGTCCACGCCTACTGACCCAACAGGCCGCTCAGCCTTTCCTGTGGCCAAGCCTGTTCAATCCCCCATCGGCCCCCCACAGCCTCAGCCTTCGCCTTTTCAGACCAAAGCTAGCACTAGTGACCGATGGGGGGCTTCAGGCAAGGACCAAGATAACAAGAACCACAACGGAAATAAATACCAAGATCACCAGAATGGACAGATACTACCAGTCAACAGCAGGGTTGAAGTCATCCCACAGAGTCACGGTTCCCTATCAACACTCATAACTGAGACGCTGGTTTACAGCATTAAACCTAAGACAGATGTATCTACATCTCCAAAGATCCCGCTGAACCCTGTGGGACATCCTGCAAATCCTCCAGTTTCTCAAGAGTCGCAGTTGAGTCCACGGCCAGCGTTGGGCCGGAGCAACAGAGCTGAAGATCTTCCGGATCAAGACTCCAATGGCAACAGTTTGACAGGACCCCAGACTCCAGAGGATGAAAACTCAAAGAAAGGCTCCAGAGAAGGTTTACTGGGTAAAAGTAGGTTTTTTTCAATGGAGACCAGCAATGAACAAATCCAAAAGAGAGGCCGCTTTGCACTGAAGAGGAGCACGAGCACTCCAAACGCCAACTTGTCAAGGTCAGACTCAGATAGGTCCAACAAGACTAATAACAAAATGGACCAAATGGTCAACAGGCTCAAAAAAACCTTTAGCACCAGGCGGTCTGAGGATGATCTGTCCTTCCCCTGGAAGTGGAGGCGAACCTCCCAGACCCCTTCTGTTAGTGGCTCCAGCGAGGCCAGCAGCGTCAGTGTTGCCGCTACTGACAGTCCCAAGAGTGTAGCGACTCAAGAGCAAGAGCTCCCGTCCAAGGAGAAGGAAGCAGAGGACATTAGTAGATGGACACCACCCAGGTCCCCTCTCACTCCAccctctgaaaacacaaaggCTGGGGGCGGGGTTTGCAGCTGGTCTGGCAAATCTTCTCCCAAGGAAAGCTCTCCTACCGAGCAAATGTGCGTAAACCAGCCACACAATCCGACAACACATCACTTTGACCACTTCCTCTCTTGCAGTGATGCCGGTCCAGGTCGAAGGCCGGTATCCCCCGCTGGGAAGTCCACCCCCAGCCCCAGAAGTCCGTTTTCCCCATTTCCATCACTTTCTCCAGTCTCCTCAATTCCATCGTCCGACGTTACGGACGATGTCTTCTACAGCCCAAAACTGCCCCGACGCAGAGAACCTGCCTCCCCTTGTGAGCCCGGAGAGGGATTCAGCTTAGCGGGTTTGAGGAGAGGTCGGGTATCCACGGGTCCTCTGAGTTCGAGTCCCTCACTAGAACCTGAATACTCGTCCTGTGCTGACCTGAAGTACGGCATTGAGCCGGGAAGGTCCTACTCTGTTAGTTCCATTCTCTCCAGTCGACCTTCAGGACCTGGTCGCATTTCCACTGGCTCCAGAGTCATGAGTGTGGGCAACCTTTGTGAATCTGCATTGACATATGCAGGCAAGcaccaggacctggacctgctgctggcccCAGACTGGGCCAGGGTGAGCAAGGGTTTTCAAATGTACTGCGCTAACGGCCCGTCCAAAATAAGGTCAAGATCTCTCCCTCGCTCGCTGACCAAGTGTTTGTCCAGTTGGAACTCTGGAGAGACCTTGATGGCAAAGCCAGGCCACTTTGTGGGCCCGAACATCAGCGTCTCGCACTTCACCTGGGACGCAGGGGGTCCTCCGACCCCTCCTCCCACGCCTCCTCTGTCACCGGTGTCCCGGCAGATGTCCAAACCTCCCAGCCTGTCTTCTCCCATCTTTCCAGTCTCGCCGATAGACGGCCCCTCTAGAGGACATTTACCTGCCAGGGGACGCGTCTCCAGACTGGGCACGTTTGAGGAGTTTTCAGACAACAGTTCAGAGACAACAACGGATGATGAATATTATTTAGAAacaagtgaagaagaagaaaaagagacgGAACTCTAA